One genomic segment of Sphingobacteriales bacterium includes these proteins:
- a CDS encoding Omp28-related outer membrane protein, whose translation MFKKIFPIIISFFAIFALIAFTTILPGCGDEKGPYINFDPDTGDGGNNGGKFEKIFKDTTFIGQIPIDTPDKVVLIEEFTGFKCPNCPKGAEVIAQLEDQYPNKIAAISIHAGFFAENPNIGNGDPEFRTPEGNYLNDALLLPEGYPSAAIDRLNQDGQLTNPNYNSWGGVVMPRLSTTPPAFVHTYSTYDSITRLLTAYVQVRFKETVADPVQISLTLTESGMVANQTQPDNSIKTDYVHKHVLRKMLTNAEGTPLSASDQTAGRIVVRKFTYTLPNTFNAKNCHLVAFAHYNGATKEVIQAANGHIGE comes from the coding sequence ATGTTTAAAAAAATATTTCCGATAATAATATCATTTTTTGCCATTTTTGCCTTAATTGCTTTTACCACTATTTTGCCCGGATGTGGCGATGAAAAAGGGCCATACATAAACTTTGACCCCGACACAGGTGATGGTGGTAATAATGGTGGCAAATTTGAAAAGATATTTAAAGATACTACGTTTATTGGGCAAATTCCAATTGATACTCCGGATAAAGTAGTACTGATTGAAGAGTTCACCGGATTTAAATGCCCCAACTGCCCTAAAGGTGCCGAGGTTATAGCGCAACTCGAAGACCAATATCCAAACAAAATTGCTGCTATTAGTATTCACGCCGGCTTTTTTGCCGAAAACCCAAATATTGGCAACGGCGACCCCGAATTTAGAACACCCGAAGGCAACTATTTAAACGATGCTTTATTGCTACCCGAAGGCTACCCCTCGGCAGCCATTGACCGCCTTAATCAAGATGGGCAACTTACCAACCCCAACTACAATAGCTGGGGAGGTGTAGTAATGCCACGACTAAGCACCACGCCGCCCGCATTTGTACACACCTACAGCACCTACGATTCTATTACACGCCTGCTAACTGCTTATGTGCAAGTACGCTTTAAAGAAACCGTAGCCGACCCTGTTCAAATTAGCCTAACCCTTACCGAAAGTGGTATGGTAGCCAACCAAACACAACCCGACAATAGCATTAAAACCGACTATGTACATAAACATGTACTGCGCAAAATGCTAACTAATGCAGAGGGTACCCCCTTGTCTGCCTCCGACCAAACTGCTGGCCGTATAGTGGTGCGCAAATTTACCTACACTTTACCTAATACTTTTAATGCTAAAAATTGTCATTTAGTTGCTTTTGCCCATTATAACGGTGCCACTAAAGAGGTAATACAAGCCGCTAACGGGCATATTGGCGAATAA
- a CDS encoding low molecular weight phosphotyrosine protein phosphatase, producing the protein MRILMVCKGNICRSPMAEGLLKHLCQQQALLWHIASAATDTWDLGCPADSRAIAQARKNGIDLQGHVARHFKPIHFNQFDYILVMDTENYRAVINKAQTPEHKAKVDFLLNFVWPQHNIIVPDPYYNNQFEQAWQLIKQGCEAIIKNLGPHNL; encoded by the coding sequence ATGCGTATTTTAATGGTTTGTAAAGGCAATATTTGCCGCTCGCCAATGGCCGAGGGATTGCTAAAGCACCTTTGCCAGCAACAAGCACTGCTATGGCATATTGCCAGCGCTGCCACCGATACCTGGGATTTGGGATGCCCCGCCGATAGCCGCGCAATAGCACAAGCCCGCAAAAACGGTATTGACTTACAAGGTCATGTGGCGCGCCATTTTAAACCCATCCATTTTAATCAGTTTGACTATATTTTAGTAATGGATACCGAAAATTATAGGGCCGTAATTAATAAAGCTCAAACACCCGAACACAAGGCAAAAGTTGATTTTTTGCTCAATTTTGTTTGGCCGCAGCACAATATAATTGTCCCTGACCCCTACTATAACAACCAGTTTGAACAGGCGTGGCAATTAATTAAGCAAGGTTGCGAGGCCATTATTAAAAATTTAGGCCCCCATAATTTATAA
- the glpK gene encoding glycerol kinase GlpK, translating to MQNIATTTQKYILALDQGTTSSRALIFDAQGQIVGIAQQNFTQIFPQPGWVEHDPHEIWQTQLTVAQNVLQQTGIKPTQIAAIGITNQRETTLIWDAHTGQPLYNAIVWQDKRTTPLCEQLVTNGLTEYIRQETGLIPDAYFSGTKLAWLLQHIPEAQAKAESGAIKFGTVDTWLLWNLTKGKIHATDVSNASRTMLYNIRKMEWDETMLRALQIPETILPQVFPSSSATRYGSTHPSWFGGVSLPIMGIAGDQQAALFGQQCYQSGMAKNTYGTGCFMLLNTGTQLVTSQQGLLTTVAWQISNAPPQYALEGSVFVAGAAVQWLRDGLGLINHAAETEFYANQVPDTLGVYVVPAFAGLGAPHWNMYARGAMFGLTRGTTKAHIIRATLESIAYQTRDVLEAMQADAKITLEALRVDGGATANNFLMQFQADILGVPVLRPAVIEATAFGAALLAGYALGNFFETNTFETNQQLQIFYPRMPNEQKTQLYEGWQKAIKQCVF from the coding sequence ATGCAAAATATTGCAACAACCACCCAAAAGTATATTTTAGCCCTCGACCAAGGCACTACCAGCTCAAGGGCTTTAATTTTTGACGCACAAGGACAAATAGTAGGCATAGCCCAGCAAAATTTTACCCAAATTTTCCCCCAACCGGGCTGGGTAGAACACGACCCTCACGAAATTTGGCAAACACAGCTTACCGTAGCACAAAACGTATTACAGCAAACAGGTATTAAACCAACACAAATTGCTGCTATTGGCATAACCAACCAACGCGAAACAACTTTAATTTGGGATGCCCATACCGGCCAACCTCTTTACAATGCCATTGTTTGGCAAGATAAGCGCACTACCCCCCTTTGCGAGCAGTTAGTGACCAATGGCTTAACTGAATATATCCGGCAAGAAACGGGTTTAATTCCGGATGCTTATTTTTCGGGAACGAAATTAGCATGGCTGCTCCAACATATTCCGGAGGCACAGGCAAAAGCAGAATCCGGAGCAATAAAATTTGGAACCGTTGATACATGGTTGTTGTGGAACTTAACGAAAGGAAAAATTCATGCTACAGACGTTAGCAATGCTTCGCGTACCATGTTGTACAATATCCGGAAAATGGAATGGGACGAAACAATGCTGCGAGCTTTACAAATTCCGGAAACCATTTTGCCACAGGTATTTCCATCATCAAGTGCTACTCGTTATGGCAGCACACACCCAAGCTGGTTTGGTGGGGTAAGTTTGCCCATTATGGGTATTGCCGGAGACCAGCAAGCGGCCCTTTTTGGTCAACAATGTTACCAATCCGGAATGGCTAAAAATACTTATGGCACCGGTTGTTTTATGTTGTTAAATACTGGCACCCAGTTAGTTACCTCGCAACAAGGCCTGCTAACAACTGTTGCCTGGCAGATTTCTAACGCCCCCCCACAGTACGCCTTAGAAGGCAGTGTGTTTGTAGCAGGGGCAGCAGTTCAATGGCTACGCGATGGGCTTGGCTTAATTAACCATGCCGCCGAAACCGAATTTTACGCCAATCAAGTACCCGATACCTTAGGTGTTTATGTTGTGCCCGCATTTGCCGGATTAGGTGCTCCGCATTGGAACATGTACGCACGCGGTGCCATGTTTGGACTTACCCGCGGCACCACAAAAGCCCATATTATTAGGGCAACCCTCGAAAGTATCGCCTACCAAACCCGCGATGTGTTAGAAGCTATGCAAGCCGATGCCAAAATTACCCTCGAGGCCTTGCGTGTTGATGGCGGCGCAACTGCTAATAATTTTTTAATGCAGTTTCAGGCCGATATATTGGGCGTGCCTGTGTTGCGGCCTGCAGTTATTGAAGCCACAGCCTTTGGTGCTGCACTATTGGCCGGATATGCCTTGGGCAATTTTTTTGAAACAAACACCTTTGAAACCAACCAACAGCTACAAATATTTTATCCGAGAATGCCAAACGAACAAAAAACCCAACTTTACGAAGGATGGCAAAAAGCTATAAAACAATGCGTATTTTAA
- a CDS encoding bifunctional riboflavin kinase/FAD synthetase yields the protein MRLFNSLTDLPDFKKSVITIGTFDGVHIGHQEIIHRINSLAAAYGGEGILLTFHPHPRTILNTSFQLQLLTTLPERLNLLAQHQLQNAVVVPFTKHFANMLPADFVKKILIKHFHPACIAIGYDHRFGRNRQGDIHLLWQLSGQYGYDVLEISEQQIAKNAISSTRIREALLTRKPHEATQLLGYPYFLSGKVIKGQQLGRKLGYPTANIQPSDPQKLIPADGIYALQLQLNNQRNLLGVGSIGIRPTIGQGLQRTIEVYIFDFDETIYDQTLTLNFIAYLRPEQKFDNLPLMVQQIQHDVATAKQVLSAIKS from the coding sequence ATGCGTCTATTTAACAGCCTGACCGACTTGCCAGACTTTAAAAAAAGTGTCATTACAATTGGCACTTTTGATGGTGTGCATATTGGACACCAAGAAATTATACATCGAATTAATAGTTTAGCTGCTGCTTATGGCGGCGAGGGTATATTACTCACTTTTCATCCGCACCCACGCACTATATTAAACACTTCTTTTCAACTACAATTATTAACCACCTTGCCCGAGCGACTTAATTTGTTGGCACAACACCAACTCCAAAATGCGGTGGTAGTGCCATTTACCAAACATTTTGCCAATATGTTGCCGGCTGATTTTGTAAAAAAAATTTTAATTAAACATTTTCATCCGGCTTGTATTGCCATAGGTTACGACCATCGGTTTGGTCGCAACCGTCAGGGCGATATTCATTTGCTTTGGCAGTTATCGGGGCAATATGGTTACGATGTATTAGAAATTAGCGAACAACAAATAGCCAAAAATGCCATTAGCTCAACGCGCATCCGCGAAGCACTACTTACCCGAAAACCGCACGAAGCTACCCAACTTTTGGGCTATCCTTATTTTTTAAGCGGCAAAGTAATAAAAGGGCAGCAATTAGGCCGAAAATTAGGTTATCCAACCGCAAATATCCAACCCAGCGACCCCCAAAAGCTAATTCCCGCCGATGGTATTTATGCCTTACAACTTCAGCTTAACAATCAACGAAATTTGTTGGGCGTAGGCAGTATTGGCATTAGGCCTACCATAGGGCAAGGACTGCAGCGCACCATCGAGGTATATATTTTTGATTTTGATGAAACTATTTATGACCAAACGCTAACCCTCAATTTTATAGCTTATTTGCGCCCCGAACAAAAATTTGACAACTTGCCCTTAATGGTGCAACAAATACAGCACGATGTTGCAACAGCAAAACAAGTACTGAGCGCAATAAAGTCCTAA
- a CDS encoding M36 family metallopeptidase, giving the protein MCANNALIAQKTTPTNQKTALEYLQNNRIKLGLDAADIAELHVVNAYTNRHNGVTQVYIRQGWHGYWLNDGHATISVLPDGKVLHVGNKLASQIANRVTNNFPDTFLPAHLQAAFKAVKLNYPDENAEIRIQANSNNNKTTNPKAFFVGFQQNLNILVEPVWASVPTLGNNSLLRPAFIIHLTQQQPQYHVWQIVVDAVDFNILSLHDAVNHCKVGSYCALTPLAKATTQQHACTEFEAAEQQGQKYDYNVWPYPLESPLHGPRAIKNSPWIEGNADASPYGWHDVNGDTDPEYDITRGNNVWAQDDEDGNNDDKGYSPKASDFVFDYAYNPEAKVPIDNIDAALTNLFYWNNLIHDIAYHYGFTEEAGNFQQNNYDKGGEGNDFVFADAMDGSTPYNANFYTPKDGEAPRMNMGLWYKDESGTVMRINTPKILEGKHNIAPAVYGPPLPITPKFLSGKLVLVDDGSATPTLGCATLINPDAIKDNIALIDMGNCEALDKSLNAQKAGAIAVLLCNDVEGDPVSPFGDDFGQAKIPTAMMAKTICDSIKLMMVAGETVSVDLKELTTITFDSDLDNGIIAHEYMHGISNRLTGGPLQVDCLNSGEQMGEGWSDFWGLALTTNSKNNGKQARGIGNFSDGQSLAGGGIRTYPYSTDMNINPITYDRIKESPEVHFVGEVWTAMLWDLYWALVDVYGFDEDIYQGKGGNNIAIQLVIDGLKLQPCKPGFVDGRDAILAADQANNNGANQCLIWQVFARRGLGFSANQGSSDNTTDGIQAFDLPPICQTLQITLQAPHTITAGTDITYQFTITNNSSTQTLNQVVATHNLANGLTYKAGSSTCGDPSVDGQNLIFPEQTLAPGASANCSFEVNSAPGNTSQIWFTDGAENGIGNFTNESTGGAWQATTGPDAHSGNNYFSANGSTESPTEAILTLNQPITLSGVLPVLRFWHWYNLASYVNGGIVEISADGSPWMNVSNNSFLRNAYQQVITNANSPLVGQLAFSGNSEGYILTEIDLSDYAGKTIQWRFRLGSDGETMPANWLIDDIELIDAYIYPAEICANSSENFSGCAQEHTVAHPFAVGIDNTNNSNNALNENESLKIQVKPNLVTKGQQIIIQTTSTQQINSQSQAAMLRIFDTMGKLYCEKPVIINQSNVIQLPSALPAGCLIFQVITSSQVAQQLVIVVNN; this is encoded by the coding sequence TTGTGCGCAAACAATGCCCTCATAGCCCAAAAAACCACCCCAACTAACCAAAAAACAGCCCTTGAGTATTTACAAAACAATAGAATAAAATTAGGATTAGATGCAGCCGATATTGCCGAACTGCACGTAGTTAATGCCTACACCAACCGGCATAACGGTGTAACGCAGGTATATATCAGGCAAGGCTGGCACGGGTATTGGCTAAATGATGGCCATGCTACCATAAGTGTTTTACCCGATGGCAAGGTGTTGCATGTAGGCAATAAATTAGCTTCGCAGATAGCAAACCGCGTTACTAATAATTTTCCGGATACTTTTTTGCCTGCCCATCTGCAAGCGGCTTTTAAGGCCGTAAAACTTAATTATCCGGATGAAAATGCCGAAATTCGTATTCAAGCTAACAGCAATAACAATAAAACTACCAATCCTAAAGCATTTTTTGTTGGTTTCCAGCAAAACCTAAATATACTCGTTGAGCCAGTTTGGGCATCTGTACCTACATTAGGTAATAATAGCTTGCTACGGCCTGCCTTTATTATTCATTTAACCCAACAACAACCCCAGTATCATGTTTGGCAAATTGTGGTTGATGCCGTTGATTTTAACATTTTAAGCCTGCACGATGCTGTAAACCATTGCAAAGTGGGGTCGTATTGTGCCTTAACACCTTTGGCCAAAGCAACTACCCAACAACATGCTTGTACCGAGTTTGAAGCAGCCGAACAGCAAGGCCAAAAATATGATTACAACGTATGGCCCTACCCGCTTGAAAGCCCTTTGCATGGCCCTCGCGCTATTAAAAACAGCCCTTGGATAGAGGGCAACGCCGATGCCTCCCCTTATGGCTGGCACGATGTAAACGGCGATACCGACCCTGAATACGACATAACGCGCGGCAATAATGTATGGGCGCAAGATGATGAAGATGGCAATAATGACGATAAGGGCTACTCGCCCAAAGCCAGCGATTTTGTGTTCGATTATGCCTATAATCCGGAGGCAAAAGTACCCATTGATAATATAGATGCTGCACTTACTAATTTGTTTTATTGGAATAATCTTATTCATGATATTGCCTATCATTATGGATTTACCGAAGAAGCAGGCAATTTTCAGCAGAACAATTACGACAAAGGCGGCGAAGGCAATGATTTTGTATTTGCCGATGCAATGGACGGCAGTACACCCTATAATGCCAATTTTTATACCCCCAAAGACGGAGAAGCACCACGTATGAACATGGGGCTTTGGTATAAAGACGAGTCGGGTACCGTTATGCGCATTAATACACCTAAAATTTTAGAAGGCAAACACAATATTGCACCTGCTGTTTATGGGCCACCTTTGCCTATTACACCAAAGTTTTTATCGGGTAAATTAGTTTTGGTTGATGACGGCAGCGCGACCCCAACCTTAGGCTGTGCTACCTTAATAAACCCCGATGCCATTAAAGATAATATCGCTTTGATTGATATGGGCAATTGCGAAGCCCTCGATAAAAGCCTAAACGCCCAAAAGGCCGGAGCCATTGCCGTTTTGTTATGTAACGATGTTGAAGGCGACCCCGTTAGCCCCTTTGGTGATGATTTTGGACAGGCAAAAATTCCTACCGCCATGATGGCTAAAACAATATGCGACAGCATAAAATTAATGATGGTAGCAGGCGAAACTGTATCGGTTGATTTAAAGGAACTGACAACCATTACTTTTGATAGCGACTTAGACAATGGCATTATTGCCCACGAGTATATGCACGGCATATCGAACAGATTAACAGGCGGCCCCCTTCAGGTTGATTGCCTTAACAGTGGCGAGCAAATGGGTGAGGGCTGGAGTGATTTTTGGGGCTTAGCGTTAACAACCAATAGCAAAAACAATGGAAAACAGGCACGTGGTATTGGCAATTTTTCTGACGGGCAATCGTTGGCAGGCGGCGGCATTCGCACCTACCCATATAGCACCGATATGAACATTAACCCTATTACTTACGACCGAATTAAAGAAAGCCCCGAAGTGCATTTTGTGGGCGAGGTTTGGACGGCAATGCTTTGGGATTTGTACTGGGCATTAGTGGACGTATATGGTTTTGACGAGGACATATACCAAGGTAAAGGAGGAAATAATATAGCCATACAATTAGTAATAGATGGCTTGAAATTACAACCTTGTAAACCCGGATTTGTAGATGGGCGCGATGCTATTTTGGCTGCCGACCAAGCCAATAATAATGGTGCTAACCAATGCCTTATTTGGCAGGTTTTTGCCCGCCGTGGCTTGGGCTTTAGTGCTAATCAAGGCAGTAGCGATAATACTACCGATGGCATACAAGCTTTTGATTTGCCACCAATTTGCCAAACCTTACAAATTACCTTGCAAGCACCACATACCATTACTGCCGGCACCGATATTACCTACCAATTTACAATAACAAACAATAGCAGCACCCAAACATTAAATCAGGTAGTAGCTACCCATAACTTAGCTAACGGCCTAACCTACAAAGCAGGCAGCAGCACTTGCGGCGACCCCAGCGTAGATGGCCAAAACTTAATTTTTCCCGAACAGACATTAGCACCTGGCGCATCGGCAAATTGCTCATTTGAAGTAAACTCTGCGCCGGGCAATACCAGCCAGATATGGTTTACCGATGGTGCCGAAAACGGCATAGGCAATTTTACCAACGAAAGCACCGGAGGAGCGTGGCAAGCAACAACTGGCCCGGATGCACACTCCGGAAACAATTATTTTAGTGCAAACGGCAGTACCGAAAGTCCAACCGAAGCAATACTTACCTTAAACCAACCCATTACTTTATCCGGAGTTTTACCAGTGCTTCGTTTTTGGCATTGGTACAATTTAGCATCTTATGTAAATGGCGGCATAGTGGAGATTTCGGCAGACGGCAGCCCATGGATGAACGTAAGTAATAATAGTTTTCTGCGCAATGCTTATCAACAGGTCATTACTAATGCCAATTCGCCGTTAGTGGGGCAGTTGGCTTTTTCGGGCAATAGCGAGGGCTATATTTTAACCGAAATTGACCTTAGCGACTACGCAGGCAAAACTATTCAATGGCGATTTAGGCTGGGTAGTGATGGCGAAACAATGCCCGCTAACTGGCTTATTGACGATATTGAACTGATTGATGCCTATATTTACCCCGCCGAAATTTGTGCTAACAGCAGCGAAAACTTTTCCGGATGCGCCCAAGAGCATACTGTTGCCCACCCATTTGCAGTAGGGATTGACAATACTAATAACTCAAACAATGCCCTAAACGAAAACGAGTCGTTAAAAATTCAAGTAAAACCAAACTTGGTAACCAAGGGGCAGCAAATAATAATACAAACAACATCAACCCAACAAATAAACAGCCAATCACAGGCAGCAATGCTGCGAATTTTTGATACCATGGGTAAACTATACTGCGAAAAACCTGTTATAATCAATCAATCGAACGTAATACAGTTGCCAAGTGCCTTGCCGGCAGGGTGTTTAATTTTTCAGGTAATTACATCTTCGCAAGTAGCGCAGCAGTTGGTAATAGTAGTTAATAATTAA
- a CDS encoding ABC transporter permease, producing the protein MNLWQLSWQNLWQRPLTAALSWMLLTLGVGIISLLLILNHQLKNTFERNLQGIDMVVGAKGSPLQLILSALYQIDYPTGNIPHHEALKIAQNRAVKRAIPLSYGDNYKGVRIVGTDSNYVAHFNLALQSGKWWDAPLEAVVGATTAKNLNLKLKDELVSSHGFFEQGDDHHTHPYYITGILAPSGTVADQLILTSLESVWDLHEHDENESHQQISGKKENPEVNDTIIKHQNKPTTAQNIQGTKRNENDASSASSFSKTDSTNTTANLANNRDITALLVGFKNPLSLLNIPRAINEKTNMQAATPAIEINKLLNQLGVGLFALQAFAVVVILIAGASLFVALYNALQERRYELALLRCLGARAWQVAAITLLESAWLTVLGLISGVILARITAYFLAKYAATQHQYFNFSPFHVPPGEVWLVLIAFCIGILAAILPAIRAYRTNLSQTLANA; encoded by the coding sequence ATGAATCTTTGGCAACTAAGCTGGCAAAATTTATGGCAACGACCCCTTACCGCTGCTTTAAGCTGGATGCTGTTAACCTTGGGCGTAGGCATTATATCGCTGTTGCTTATTTTAAACCACCAACTTAAAAATACTTTCGAGCGCAATTTGCAAGGTATTGATATGGTTGTGGGGGCTAAGGGCAGCCCATTGCAGTTAATTTTATCGGCTTTATATCAAATAGATTACCCAACCGGCAATATTCCTCACCACGAAGCCTTAAAGATAGCCCAAAACCGGGCAGTTAAGCGTGCCATTCCCTTATCGTATGGCGATAATTACAAAGGCGTTAGAATTGTTGGTACAGACAGCAATTATGTAGCGCATTTTAATTTAGCTTTACAATCCGGAAAATGGTGGGATGCGCCCCTCGAGGCTGTTGTAGGGGCTACCACAGCTAAAAACCTAAACCTAAAACTTAAGGATGAACTTGTAAGTAGCCATGGTTTTTTTGAACAAGGTGATGACCACCATACGCACCCCTATTATATTACCGGAATTTTAGCCCCCTCGGGTACAGTTGCCGACCAACTAATTTTAACAAGTTTAGAAAGCGTTTGGGACTTACATGAGCACGATGAAAACGAAAGCCATCAACAAATATCCGGAAAAAAAGAAAATCCGGAGGTGAATGACACTATAATAAAGCATCAAAATAAACCAACAACGGCGCAAAATATCCAAGGAACCAAACGCAACGAAAATGATGCCTCAAGCGCTTCTTCTTTTAGTAAAACCGACAGCACAAATACGACTGCTAATTTAGCAAACAACCGCGATATAACGGCCTTATTAGTAGGGTTTAAAAATCCTTTGTCGTTGCTAAATATACCACGCGCCATTAACGAAAAAACCAATATGCAGGCAGCAACTCCCGCCATTGAAATAAACAAATTACTGAACCAGCTTGGAGTAGGCCTATTTGCCTTGCAAGCGTTTGCCGTTGTAGTAATACTAATTGCCGGCGCCAGTTTGTTTGTAGCCTTGTATAATGCCCTGCAAGAGCGCCGTTACGAGTTGGCCTTGCTGCGCTGCTTGGGCGCGCGCGCCTGGCAGGTTGCCGCCATAACCCTTTTAGAAAGTGCCTGGCTAACGGTCTTGGGCTTGATTTCGGGGGTAATTTTGGCGCGAATTACCGCCTATTTTTTGGCTAAATATGCAGCCACACAACACCAATATTTTAATTTTTCACCCTTTCATGTACCGCCCGGCGAAGTTTGGTTAGTGTTAATAGCCTTTTGTATAGGCATTTTAGCAGCCATACTTCCAGCGATTAGGGCTTACCGTACTAATTTATCGCAAACATTAGCCAATGCGTAA
- a CDS encoding DUF3299 domain-containing protein encodes MRNIFFLCTAALVFLTFQLPILPGHNAYAQTSITWELLTDVEAIGEYDALGDTTYYRPVFGGNVRAYNNKTVTITGYVLPLSIDGSLVVVSRLPYASCFFCAKPGGKGAGPESVVLLKLKKRYDWLKLDDVVKFKGKLVLNETDPDQLFYILRDAEPSSAW; translated from the coding sequence ATGCGTAATATCTTTTTTTTGTGCACTGCTGCACTTGTTTTTTTAACTTTTCAGTTGCCCATTTTACCAGGCCATAACGCTTATGCACAAACCTCCATTACTTGGGAGTTGCTAACCGATGTTGAGGCAATTGGCGAGTACGATGCTTTGGGCGATACGACTTATTACCGCCCTGTTTTTGGTGGCAATGTACGCGCCTACAATAATAAAACGGTAACTATAACGGGCTACGTACTTCCGTTGAGTATTGATGGCAGCTTGGTAGTAGTGTCAAGGCTGCCTTATGCCTCGTGTTTTTTTTGTGCCAAACCCGGTGGCAAAGGCGCTGGCCCCGAATCTGTTGTTTTGCTTAAACTTAAAAAACGCTACGACTGGCTTAAATTAGATGATGTAGTAAAATTTAAAGGCAAATTAGTACTAAACGAAACCGACCCCGACCAGCTATTTTATATTTTACGCGATGCCGAACCTTCGTCGGCATGGTAA